The proteins below are encoded in one region of Paraburkholderia phenazinium:
- a CDS encoding PTS sugar transporter subunit IIA, with protein sequence MAGILIIAHAPLATALRDCIAHVYGGLPARIGVIDVSPDCDPVEVVAFAHSEIDRLREENGALVLTDMFGATPSNIAARLASLPDVRVLAGVNLPMLLRAVCYRATPLDTLVDKALAGATKGVQAVAPGTPAPVCAPPVMGDCVPAMLPESDLTHKQGTTSL encoded by the coding sequence ATGGCAGGCATTCTGATCATTGCGCACGCCCCTCTCGCAACGGCGCTCAGGGACTGTATCGCACACGTTTACGGGGGCTTACCGGCCCGCATCGGCGTCATCGACGTCTCACCGGACTGCGATCCTGTGGAGGTCGTGGCATTCGCGCACTCCGAGATCGATCGGCTCAGGGAAGAGAACGGCGCCCTGGTGTTGACCGATATGTTCGGCGCGACGCCTTCCAATATCGCCGCGCGGCTCGCGTCGCTGCCCGATGTGCGCGTACTGGCCGGCGTGAATCTGCCGATGCTGCTACGCGCGGTCTGCTATCGCGCGACGCCGCTCGACACGCTGGTCGACAAGGCGCTGGCCGGGGCGACCAAGGGCGTCCAGGCGGTCGCGCCGGGCACGCCCGCGCCAGTGTGCGCACCGCCTGTGATGGGCGATTGCGTGCCTGCCATGCTGCCGGAGAGCGATCTCACCCACAAGCAGGGCACGACGAGCCTGTAA
- a CDS encoding HPr family phosphocarrier protein — protein MLQQETTIVNKLGLHARASAKLTQLAGNFQAEIWMSRNGRRINAKSIMGVMMLAAGIGSTVLIETEGSDEKEAMDALLKLIADKFGEGQ, from the coding sequence ATGCTGCAACAGGAAACGACTATCGTGAACAAGCTGGGGCTGCACGCGCGCGCGTCGGCCAAACTGACGCAACTCGCGGGTAACTTCCAGGCGGAAATCTGGATGAGCCGCAACGGGCGGCGCATCAACGCGAAAAGCATCATGGGAGTGATGATGCTGGCCGCGGGCATCGGCAGCACGGTGCTGATCGAAACCGAAGGCTCAGACGAAAAGGAAGCGATGGACGCACTACTGAAACTGATCGCTGATAAATTCGGCGAAGGTCAGTAA